From the Candidatus Glassbacteria bacterium genome, the window ACCGGGATCGGCTGCCAGGTTGTTCAACTCGCGCGGATCGGCCTCCATGTCGAACAGCATCGGCTCGTAACCGACAAAGTGTACGTATTTCCACTGCTGCGTGCGCAGCCAGCAATAGCCGGTGGTGTTGCCCTCGTTGTTCAACTCGCCGTAGGCCGCGCGCTCCCCGCCCGATTCCTCACCCGAAAGCAGCGGGAGCAGCGAGCGCCCGCGCAGCCCGGCCGGAGCACTCAGCCCGCCCAGTTCGAGCATGGTCGCCGCCAGGTCGACATGGCTGGCCGGAGTATCCACAGTGCCCGCGCCGAACGGCCCGCCGGCGATTACGAGCGGTACGCGGGCGGCCTGGTCGTAAGGCGTGCCCTTGAACCACATCCCGTGATCGCCAAGCATCTCGCCGTGGTCGGCGGTGAATATCACGATCGTATTTTCCTGCTGTCCGCATCGTTCCAGTTCGGTCAGGATCGTGCCCACCCACTCGTCGAGCCGGGTGATCATCCCGTAGTAGGCGGCCCGGGCGCGGACTATCCGGCCCTCGCTGAACGGTTCGGTGTCGAACATGTTGTAATGGTTGGCCGCGGCCATCACCGGGTGCAGCTCCGGCGGCCGGCCGCCGGGGGCGTCCGGCAGGGAGATATTGTTCAACGGGTACATCTCGAAATATTTGCGCGGCACCACGAAGGGGGGGTGCGGACTGTTGAGCCCCACGTACTGCATCCAGGGCCTGCGTTCGCTTCCGGCCTCGGCGGCCAGGAACCGCGCGGCCTCGGCCACGAACCTCGTGTCGTGGTGCGGGTTCTCGTCCAGGTAGCCCTCGATCTGCCGGCGGCTGTCGATCCGGGGCTGGATCGGGCGGCGGAAGAAGGCGGTGACGTCGGGGTTGAGGTCGTGGCCGTGCTCGGTGTCCACCTCCTCCATCCCGTAGTCCCGTCCGAACAGGAAATCCAGCTTGCCGGTGGCGCGGCAGCGGTAGCCGCTGTCGGTCAGGTGGTTTGTCCAGCACGGCACCCGGCCGTCGAACGGCGATGCGTTGTCGTAAGCCTCGACCTCGTGGGGATACAGCCCGCTGAACATCGCGGCCCGCGCAGGCACGCAGACCGGGCTGTTGCTATAGAAGTTGGTGAACACGGTGCCGCGCGCGGCCAGCCGGTCGAGATTGGGCGTGTAGACCAGCGGGTGGCCCGCGAACCCGGCGCAGGAGGCGTTGAACTGGTCGGTGCAGATGAACAGGATGTTGGGCCGGTTGTCC encodes:
- a CDS encoding sulfatase-like hydrolase/transferase gives rise to the protein MLSHCNYRWFKRLNVQRQFLPPACRKVDVSHSRSGDVMDRREFLRSSAAAAGLSLAAFSGCATPGSRPDNRPNILFICTDQFNASCAGFAGHPLVYTPNLDRLAARGTVFTNFYSNSPVCVPARAAMFSGLYPHEVEAYDNASPFDGRVPCWTNHLTDSGYRCRATGKLDFLFGRDYGMEEVDTEHGHDLNPDVTAFFRRPIQPRIDSRRQIEGYLDENPHHDTRFVAEAARFLAAEAGSERRPWMQYVGLNSPHPPFVVPRKYFEMYPLNNISLPDAPGGRPPELHPVMAAANHYNMFDTEPFSEGRIVRARAAYYGMITRLDEWVGTILTELERCGQQENTIVIFTADHGEMLGDHGMWFKGTPYDQAARVPLVIAGGPFGAGTVDTPASHVDLAATMLELGGLSAPAGLRGRSLLPLLSGEESGGERAAYGELNNEGNTTGYCWLRTQQWKYVHFVGYEPMLFDMEADPRELNNLAADPG